One genomic region from Bactrocera tryoni isolate S06 chromosome 3, CSIRO_BtryS06_freeze2, whole genome shotgun sequence encodes:
- the LOC120770481 gene encoding syntaxin-6 translates to MSLEDPFFVVKDEVFKALNKTRGLYLRWRELSDSSGSAEVEWTTTELRNSLRSIEWDLEDLEDTISIVEKNPNKFRIDNRELLSRRHFIDNTRDEVRQMKEKMSLNRNRDRDITAHQPLLDEHNHNEINHQNNQNGNSNYINNYNNSLNSNSHHNNHNQLQQQQQHHHNHNHHHHGISDKTYLVECTNGGIGSGGLLQQNSLISSAGSGVANTIAGTMAAAAQRHSGTKYSKLENTVDSPGHYASLDSPGHRYVGETVSVQQRMMQGQDEQLDMISDSIGTLKTVSRQIGVELDEQAVMLDDFGNEFDTTESKLDTTMKKVAKVLHMNNDKRQWAAIFILSALLLIVIILFIIL, encoded by the exons ATGTCTCTAGAAGATCCATTCTTCGTGGTGAAGGA CGAGGTATTCAAAGCATTAAATAAAACTCGCGGCCTATATTTGCGTTGGCGCGAGTTAAGCGATAGTAGCGGCAGCGCTGAAGTTGAATGGACTACAACCGAGTTAAGGAACTCATTGCGTAGCATTGAATGGGACTTGGAAGATTTGGAGGACACAAtta GTATAGTTGAAAAGAATCCGAATAAATTTCGCATTGATAATCGTGAGCTTTTGAGTCGTCGGCATTTCATCGACAATACGCGCGATGAGGTCCGGCAGATGAAAGAGAAGATGAGCCTGAATCGGAACAGGGACAGAGATATAACGGCACATCAACCACTACTCGATGAACACAATCATAACGAAATTAATCATCAAAACAATCAGAACGGCAATAGTAATTACATTAACAACTATAACAACAGCCTAAATAGTAATAGTCATCACAATAATCATaatcaactacaacaacagcagcagcaccaCCATAATCATAATCATCATCATCACGGTATCAGTGATAAAACCTATTTGGTTGAGTGTACAAACGGTGGCATCGGCAGTGGTGGTCTCTTACAGCAGAACTCTTTGATCAGCAGCGCAGGCAGCGGTGTAGCCAATACAATTGCCGGCACAATGGCAGCAGCGGCACAACGACACAGCGGTACAAAGTACTCCAAATTGGAGAATACCGTGGATAGTCCGGGTCATTATGCATCGTTGGATAGTCCGGGGCATCGTTATGTGGGCGAAACGGTGTCAGTGCAGCAGCGCATGATGCAGGGGCAAGATGAACAGCTAGATATGATAAGTGATTCCATTGGAACGTTAAAGACTGTATCACGACAGATTGGCGTGGAGTTGGACGAGCAGGCTGT GATGCTCGATGATTTTGGTAATGAGTTCGATACAACGGAATCCAAATTGGATACAACAATGAAAAAAGTTGCCAAAGTATTGCACATGAATAATG ATAAACGTCAGTGGGCTGCAATTTTCATACTATCCGCGCTTTTGTTAATTgtgataattttgtttataattttgtaa